A portion of the Diprion similis isolate iyDipSimi1 chromosome 4, iyDipSimi1.1, whole genome shotgun sequence genome contains these proteins:
- the LOC124405868 gene encoding dmX-like protein 2 isoform X2, whose product MNCHQILSGACNAGDRCYAVGSVEGISFTAYAAGCNIVILASNFERVQIIPGAVHNYIRISCLDCSTDTGKIAAAYENQVCIFEPTPLIHSTCSHQLEYRWVQTGSLQTDSHISSLSWNLEGTRILTGGELLQLWHQNIQPFQEEHTATRVQKLQMEEAGDPNSVGSTSQDPTGGVTFSIGGEVDSPGVGDPNTGSDAGTWNCVWKCRTATPVHLMSFSPDGTLFATTGLNDRLVKIWFENKQLFPTRSMDHSNFSQSTTNEISYSFVYVAHPRAVTQLSWRKTSKYMPKGSVSNMLVTSCRDNICRVWAETIPPEIEGLANMSQFEGPDRHGHHGKNRHHSMHKHRFMQRLKHMKTCFHIRRHAKQQQNQAGHTAPTLPTLPSTYSVHDFHNHYQGTNHYPGMHFHLAASINAETDIPLVPSLITGDPEREPNFILHWLNNKEMHFTMQAESILQELTRKVVEKEEGLQHEGDNVDHDSEDEHTPKKGAGRHQHNQKTGVAGRSGSQEDHSSDEHHTTHTSSHHSLPHSVQSHQSLSNTTSINSIATDATSSLNHVPDSLDTKIETLLRDWHHNPDLLFSIHPIDGSFLIWHIEWLDEYHPGSFRQAQISFSTRIPNAFPLGDASTMSHNVSMYSHNTGGPLLNIREATKSASKPVESAEVTTPLPSLIEQDEEQSTLTSKAGQELLKSVQTLAEQTQNGTATQNSQGAENAKNVQETVTDMLAHPSPIVSMVSKHSNGTLNLWQLTFADKTKFSQVLSIGHACRASGHRFRVNDITCHPVLPLLVTTSHHNMPDFPTSETPMPGSMSDMENKQDHGRGKDVMSPTGFCSELILWRVDAVGPLSKSGGVSELARINSPEISAFSNVAWIPTLLPSTTLGSLSNSPSACFVASDGESLRVYQAVIDARTLLAEVSISERRSRMMDSMASLSTDTSSDDGLRHSVHDKIKIVSQQSTSRPGCVIQLDAITDATHDWQNTQFLHVFQEQLITGERNDEKLPGVETSTNDLGFMESTLDAMVDLQQSAIFEEPFYIVVLERTQKGTTVHMWRLVIASQPETSGLTGSMMYVPDSHLVQDEDDEGTPGRNSQSEGRRSRRTSQTMGRNPRDGQPEFDSTFQHRHHQNSHVLITTTKVCTQELPLPEGVEVVHAAPAAGHLSSSSIYPACFAPYIVVTACSDSTVRFWKCKVTKTGEDNILSYEWCEWEMIRKNQESTIDITGQPLNISAAYSGRIACAYKYGKSFTRPTKSDPDSRYVNLCVAIYECESTGGSEWVLEDTIHLKNIHLPRIQVDQHLDLSYLYDSKFLQKKQRLTQVLQTLSHEDVRSTRNGENGDSTKAAAGLLAVPSFSTLQSLRKSIIENGNTCPLTQKHLVQLDWVSKEDGSHILTVGVGSKIMLFTSVSSDLAQANMKAMKESQRTNRPILRKTSSLAQPQFVDEIRWMKLRKIELTTADGLPPLPMQISWVRDGILVVGMDSEMHVYSQWKPNPQNDCFHSNTQSQESDEFQASRNLRDEDLRTLAQETSQRRLANVSSMPHLSRVSSINLTMLDAKKKRGMQNENVTFDYMPDNGLFEASRIACPVLPQYHPKQLMELLNSGKIRWVKAILAHLVRCISSSCSLRVDDESLVKQRGGWSRSRTMSVSYVGTTSPLEPRGSTTQIPEELTLDYAEITSIPPLPLWTLLIADKETNMILQQNDDKQDYNKLFDGTLDEEESLDDMLDEDYDHTRQKDRRSSVPERQGISHFGPRQGRLLSRLLTHTHLPGLSSLDQMHLLALADTVSTCNTDFAERFAIDAAKNAIAKENLTGIPAGEEISTDSLDDCGLRFLLAMKHYNYLIRCLPLSQRAQFQKQGVSTNNLVWAFHSESEDELLGLIPSYAKGQPKWSVLKELGVGWWINSNTVLKRCVEKIAKAAFQANQDPLDAAIYYLAMKKKNLVWGLFRNKRDERMTAFFSNNFAEDRWRKAALKNAFALLGKQRFDHAAAFFLLAGALRDAIEVCLNKLNDIQLAMVIARLYEDDRAPPNLKRLLYEEILGCDMEGSNADIHKAHPDPFLRSMALWILKDYTGSLNTLLSTNVGSNHPQYNDESEKPEGSTANPNVFNFYVYLRTHPLLIRQYIASTAQDKRKGHSVVISGFSYGSETKTQADKQLLLEDSITPLERQLYFTTAHAHFKAGCPALALEVLSKLPNKVMDTNCDDSPSLLNSPTKAKTQDAQIDTGIITWDSPAPQATPQESSSMDWGAPAMDWSQQISKQAEDELVLDWEDDGRGDEDEDADSPPMSMNLDKKEKSMEQMSKDEQSDSKPTGQLDIMAQQLKFIACLKILMEELSTLATGFEVDGGQLRYQLHVWLEREVDALRQLCSYSTGPDGDANNTSEYDGGMMEDVPPYRPGEQPTLHEILLAEKLDFEAKVQRAAKRKKWLKANETLLRTLLSYCSLHGASGGGLASVRMELVILLQELQQEKTQQQLLSPLPFPTTLPLLSASVACNKTVVADPVRHLQAQTHDMLQTVIELRSPPMPTRNTHYREVFILRDLAVALSACIYQSLCDSDTFVMKHHQPESFTTQAEIETFSGGHLVASNKNYRRYSIDDGMTITTLPSKWPGVTNLRALLAREKDEDAPKLNILLCEAFVATYMSLFVYALSSCDSHILYRLVGQKFDQSTWSYLFGGGVKKLLRVASTTSQSANASVERGDSVSSESQPGSAAGGVWSTMTSLTKQRVRLNMKLLGQFTGQQPNMKEDKPTYREQFVSPQMSMVSYFLMKPHIEGDDPDEIDYDSADSAVSDLDSSSEEEDVFDTNAKPKTKPKDNTEHSNPISYSWSVMRLAIVRILQHQLQDYLTIAGIEMQELPVSSPLIHGTLGVVSLWQETLREELESRGPPPANYIPGCAPDPTPTPGRPAIHKYRSLLERGNTPFNTRMASAAPGNRLWCYLVRQELVQDIFIRAVFGKRRSLSSVIENSQSAIDGMSRGTGEDKGSDSSTNSLPEPVRIIHKEQDSISAFCLNQVKPGLMAMATPREVQEMDISLLLELPSWLEDECEFDIINLNKQPEPEPTQSTSFLVIQTAADRPLLAQSPQPNSPQPQSGIAGQSGRGASVMKGMPAFPGSHDLRFCQFVADRSKHLLKPVLKHKIDGIRRVSSHPLLPLYLTGSQDGSVSLWEWGHQSAVATPRPAGTFAKVTRVRFSQHGNKFGVADSDGHLSLFQVACREGTTRPFFNYQCHSKVTADFVFLGACSLVATAGHGSEGRNVALWDTLLPQNKSLVQGFVCHDQGSSSVILAPQHQLLISGGKKGDVNIFDVRQRQQRHRFQAHESAVKCLALDPHEEFFVSGAGDGDIKVWGLTVHSLLHYFPGEHARSSFFKNIGQGVTQLQVDSAARLFSCGADGSMKVRQLPERDCVVHTLY is encoded by the exons ATGAATTGCCATCAGATACTGAGTGGTGCCTGCAATGCAGGCGATCGTTGTTACGCCGTCGGTTCCGTTGAGGGAATATCTTTCACG GCGTACGCAGCAGGATGCAACATAGTCATTCTTGCTAGCAACTTTGAAAGGGTTCAAATAATACCAGGTGCGGTACACAACTACATTCGTATAAGCTGCCTCGATTGTAGCACTGACACTGGGAAAATAGCTGCTGCGTATGAAAACCAAGTGTGTATATTTGAGCCTACGCCACTTATCCACAGCACGTGTTCCCAC CAATTGGAATATCGCTGGGTCCAGACTGGTAGCCTTCAAACAGATTCCCACATTAGCAGTTTATCATGGAATTTGGAGGGGACGAGAATACTGACAGGTGGGGAGCTGCTGCAGCTTTGGCATCAAAATATTCAGCCGTTTCAGGAAGAGCACA CAGCGACAAGAGTACAAAAGTTGCAAATGGAAGAAGCTGGAGATCCCAATTCTGTCGGATCGACTTCACAGGATC CTACTGGCGGAGTAACTTTTTCCATTGGTGGAGAGGTGGACAGTCCAGGAGTTGGTGATCCGAATACGGGCTCAGATGCAGGAACTTGGAACTGCGTATGGAAATGCCGCACAGCCACCCCCGTGCATCTTATGAGTTTCAGCCCAGATGGCACTCTTTTTGCAACAACCGGACTGAATGATAGATTAGTGAAAATCTGGTTCGAAAATAAGCAGT TATTTCCAACACGAAGCATGGATCACTCAAACTTCAGCCAATCTACAACCAATGAAATCAGTTACAGTTTCGTTTATGTCGCTCATCCGCGCGCAGTTACTCAATTGTCATGGCGCAAAACGAGTAAATACATGCCAAA GGGATCTGTGTCTAACATGCTGGTTACTTCTTGTCGTGATAATATTTGTCGCGTTTGGGCAGAGACGATACCACCAGAAATTGAAGGGCTAGCTAACATGAGCCAATTTGAAGGTCCAGACAGACATGGTCATCACGGAAAAAACCGGCATCATAGCATGCATAAGCATCGTTTCATGCAGCGTCTGAAACACATGAA AACTTGTTTTCATATTCGACGACACGCGAAACAGCAACAAAATCAAGCTGGTCATACAGCTCCTACTCTGCCTACTCTTCCATCAACATATTCGGTTCACGATTTCCACAACCATTATCAAGGCACCAACCACTACCCAGGAATGCACTTTCATCTGGCAGCAAGCATCAACGCCGAAACTG ATATACCTTTGGTGCCAAGTTTAATTACTGGAGATCCCGAGCGAGAGCCAAACTTTATATTGCACTGGCTAAACAACAAGGAAATGCACTTCACTATGCAGGCCGAGAGCATTTTACAG GAATTAACTCGAAAAGTTgtcgaaaaagaagaaggactACAACATGAAGGGGACAATGTAGATCATGATTCAGAAGACGAGCATACACCGA AGAAGGGAGCCGGGCGTCATCAACACAACCAAAAAACTGGGGTTGCCGGTAGATCAGGAAGCCAGGAAGATCATAGTAGTGACGAACATCATACAACCCACACATCGTCTCACCACAGTCTACCACACAGTGTACAATCCCACCAAAGCCTCAG CAATACGACATCCATCAATTCAATAGCAACGGATGCAACGTCGTCTTTAAACCACGTACCAGACTCATTGGATACTAAGATAGAAACGCTGCTTCGTGATTGGCATCACAATCCCGACCTTCTCTTTTCAATTCATCCGATTGACGGCAGCTTTCTCATCTGGCACATAGAGTGGCTAGACGAATACCACCCAGGTTCGTTCAGACAGGCACAAATATCATTCTCTACAAGGATACCCAATGCTTTTCCCCTCGGCGATGCGTCAACGATGAGTCACAATGTATCGATGTATTCTCACAACACTGGCGGACCTTTACTCAACATCAGAGAGGCCACCAAATCAGCTAGTAAACCTGTAGAAT CTGCCGAGGTGACGACGCCACTGCCAAGTCTCATTGAGCAAGATGAAGAACAATCTACGCTGACCTCTAAGGCTGGTCAGGAACTGCTTAAGAGCGTACAAACTCTTGCTGAGCAAACTCAGAATGGGACAGCGACTCAGAATTCACAGGGAGCTGAGAATGCAAAGAATGTTCAGGAAACTGTTACAGATATGCTCGCACATCCGAGTCCAATCGTATCGATGGTCTCAAAACATTCTAATGGTACACTGAATTTATGGCAACTAACTTTTGCCgacaaaacaaaattctcCCAG GTCCTCAGCATTGGGCATGCTTGCAGAGCATCTGGTCACCGTTTCAGAGTCAACGACATCACCTGTCATCCAGTATTGCCACTGCTTGTTACAACCTCGCATCACAACATGCCAGATTTCCCTACTTCTGAAACACCAATGCCTGGATCTATGAGCGATATGGAAAATAAACAAGATCACGGACGCGGAAAAGATGTAATGTCACCTACC GGTTTTTGCAGTGAACTGATTCTCTGGCGGGTAGATGCAGTAGGACCATTGTCGAAGAGCGGAGGCGTGTCTGAGCTTGCTAGAATCAATTCCCCAGAGATATCGGCATTCAGTAACGTAGCTTGGATACCAACATTGCTTCCTAGTACTACTTTAGGCAGTTTATCTAATTCGCCAAGTGCCTGTTTTGTTGCTAGCGACGGAGAGAGCCTCAGAGTTTATCAAGCAGTTATAGACGCTAGAACACTATTGGCTGAGGTTTCTATCAGTGAAAGAAGAAGCAGAATGATG GATTCTATGGCCAGTCTATCGACTGATACGTCATCTGATGACGGACTTAGACACTCCGTACACGACAAAATTAAGATAGTTTCACAGCAATCAACATCTAGACCGGGTTGTGTTATCCAATTGGATGCAATAACTGACGCTACACAC GACTGGCAAAATACGCAATTCCTTCACGTATTCCAAGAACAACTCATTACTGGTGAACGGAACGACGAAAAACTTCCCGGAGTTGAAACATCCACTAATGACCTAGGGTTTATGGAGTCTACCTTGGACGCCATGGTCGATTTACAACAGTCAGCCATATTCGAAGAGCCTTTCTATATTGTCGTTCTTGAAAGAACACAAAAAGGAACTACAGTCCACATGTGGAGGCTGGTTATCGCCTCGCAACCAGAAACAAGTG gTTTAACTGGATCCATGATGTATGTTCCTGACTCTCATCTTGTGCAAGATGAAGATGACGAGGGTACGCCAGGTCGGAATTCACAATCAGAAGGCAGAAGGTCTCGCAGAACCAGTCAAACGATGGGTCGAAATCCGCGTGATGGTCAGCCTGAGTTTGATTCTACGTTTCAACACCGTCATCATCAGAATAGCCACGTTTTAATTACAACGACCAAAGTCTGTACTCAGGAATTACCTTTGCCTGAAGGTGTCGAG GTTGTACACGCAGCTCCAGCTGCTGGTCATCTTAGCAGCTCCTCTATTTATCCAGCGTGTTTTGCTCCATACATAGTCGTCACTGCCTGCAGTGACAGTACGGTTCGTTTCTGGAAATGTAAAGTTACCAAAACAGGCGAGGATAATATTCTGAGTTACGAATGGTGTGAATGGGAGATGATACGCAAAAACCAAGAGTCAACAATCGATATAACag GTCAGCCACTGAATATTAGTGCAGCGTACAGTGGAAGGATAGCTTGTGCATACAAATATGGAAAGTCATTTACTCGTCCCACAAAAAGTGATCCTGATTCTCGTTATGTGAATCTTTGTGTTGCGATATACGAATGTGAGAGTACCGGAGGTAGCGAGTGGGTGCTAGAAGATACAATACACTTGAAAAACATACACTTGCCTAGAATTCAAGTGGATCAACATTTGGACTTGAGTTATTTGTACGatagtaaatttttacaaaaaaaacaaaggctCACTCAAGTGCTACAAACGCTCAGTCACGAGGATGTTAGGTCAACACGTAACGGAGAAAATGGAGACAGTACTAAAGCAGCTGCAG GTCTATTGGCTGTTCCATCTTTTAGCACACTTCAGTCACTTCGGAAATCAATTATAGAAAACGGCAATACATGTCCCTTGACTCAGAAACACCTTGTTCAACTTGATTGGGTATCTAAAGAGGATGGCTCCCACATATTGACTGTCGGCGTAGGCTCGAAAATCATGCTCTTCACATCAGTGAGCTCCGATCTTGCTCAAGCTAATATGAAAGCCATGAAAGAGTCCCAGCGAACCAATAGACCAATACTCAGAAAAACTTCGTCTCTAGCTCAGCCTCAGTTTGTTGATGAAATACGCTggatgaaattgagaaaaatcgaacTTACCACAGCTGACGGACTGCCACCACTACCGATGCAGATTTCCTGGGTCAGAGACGGCATTCTGGTCGTTGGAATGGACTCAGAAATGCATGTTTATTCGCAATGGAAACCAAATCCACAGAATGattgttttcattcaaatacccAGAGTCAAGAATCAGATGAATTTCAGGCAAGCAGAAATCTTAGAGATGAAGACCTCCGAACTTTGGCGCAAGAAACTTCTCAAAGAAGATTGGCCAATGTATCCTCAATGCCGCATCTCTCCCGTGTCAGTAGTATTAATTTAACAATGCTAGATGCCAAAAAGAAACGTGGAATGCAAAACGAGAATGTCACTTTCGACTATATGCCTGACAATGGCTTGTTCGAAGCGTCGAGGATAGCTTGTCCAGTACTGCCTCAGTATCATCCCAAACAATTGATGGAGCTCTTAAATTCCGGCAAAATTAGATGGGTAAAGGCCATTCTGGCTCATTTGGTCAGATGCATTTCAAGCTCTTGTTCCCTTCGAGTAGATGATGAAAGTTTGGTGAAACAGCGTGGTGGATGGTCCAGATCGAGAACAATGTCTGTCAGTTATGTGGGCACAACTTCACCGCTAGAACCAAGAGGTTCGACAACTCAAATACCAGAGGAATTGACACTGGATTATGCAGAAATAACATCCATTCCCCCTCTGCCATTGTGGACGCTTTTGATAGCGGATAAGGAGACCAACATGATATTGCAGCAAAACGATGATAAGCAAGATTACAACAAACTATTTGATGGGACGTTGGATGAAGAAGAATCTCTAGACGACATGTTAGATGAAGACTATGATCACACACGTCAGAAAGATCGGCGATCTTCAGTTCCAGAAAGACAAGGCATATCACACTTTGGTCCGAGACAAGGAAGATTGCTGTCGCGCCTTTTAACCCACACTCACTTACCAGGACTATCTAGTCTTGATCAAATGCATCTTTTAGCCTTGGCTGACACGGTATCGACTTGCAACACCGATTTCGCTGAACGTTTTGCTATCGATGCTGCGAAAAATGCAATAGCCAAGGAAAACTTGACTGGCATTCCAGCAGGGGAAGAAATATCTACTGATTCTCTGGACGACTGTGGTTTGAGGTTCCTTCTTGCAATGAAACATTACAATTACCTAATACGCTGTCTTCCACTATCACAAAGAGCTCAATTCCAAAAGCAGGGCGTATCTACTAATAATCTTGTATGGGCTTTCCATTCAGAATCTGAAGATGAACTATTAGGACTCATACCTTCCTATGCTAAAGGGCAGCCAAAGTGGTCAGTCTTGAAGGAGCTCGGTGTCGGATGGTGGATAAACAGTAACACAGTATTAAAACGTTGCGttgaaaaaatagcaaaagcTGCTTTTCAAGCGAATCAAGATCCTCTTGACGCAGCTATATACTATTTAgccatgaaaaagaaaaatttggttTGGGGTTTGTTCAGAAACAAACGAGACGAGAGAATGACCGCCTTCTTTTCTAACAATTTTGCTGAAGATAGATGGAGGAAAGCTGCACTCAAAAATGCTTTCGCTCTGCTCGGTAAGCAGAGATTCGACCATGCAGCTGCGTTCTTTTTGCTAGCTGGAGCTTTAAGAGATGCCATCGAAGTCTGCCTCAATAAACTTAACGACATTCAGCTCGCCATGGTAATAGCTAGGCTTTACGAAGACGACAGGGCTCCACCTAATCTTAAAAGACTACTTTATGAGGAAATTCTGGGTTGTGATATGGAGGGCAGTAATGCTGACATACACAAAGCTCATCCAGATCCATTCCTCCGAAGTATGGCCTTATGGATCCTAAAGGATTACACGGGGTCATTGAATACTTTGCTATCTACCAATGTCGGCTCAAACCACCCCCAGTACAACGATGAATCAGAAAAACCAGAAGGAAGTACCG CCAATCCAAACGTATTCAACTTCTATGTCTACCTACGCACTCATCCGTTGTTAATTAGACAATACATTGCGTCTACTGCTCAGGACAAAAGAAAAGGTCACTCAGTTGTCATCTCTGGCTTCAGTTATGGTTCGGAAACTAAAACTCAGGCTGATAAACAGCTGTTATTAGAAGACAGTATAACTCCACTCGAGAGGCAGCTGTACTTCACCACGGCACACGCTCACTTCAAGGCTGGCTGCCCGGCACTTGCTTTAGAAGTTTTATCTAAGCTGCCGAACAAAGTCATGGATACTAACTGTGACGATTCGCCAA GCCTTCTCAATAGTCCAACGAAGGCAAAAACCCAAGATGCGCAGATTGATACTGGAATCATCACTTGGGATTCACCTGCTCCACAAGCAACCCCTCAag AGTCGAGTTCAATGGATTGGGGTGCACCAGCAATGGATTGGTCACAGCAAATATCGAAGCAAGCAGAAGATGAGCTGGTATTAGACTGGGAGGATGATGGCCGTGGAGATGAGGACGAAGATGCTGACAGTCCACCAATGAGTATGAATTTGGACAAAAAGGAGAAGAGTATGGAGCAGATGTCTAAGGACGAACAAAGCG ATTCCAAACCAACGGGACAGTTGGACATAATGGCGCAACAGCTCAAGTTTATTGCCtgtctaaaaattttgatggaaGAATTATCAACATTAGCCACTGGCTTTGAAGTTGACGGTGGGCAGTTACGATACCAGCTTCATGTTTGGCTAGAACGAGAAGTTGACGCGTTAAGACAGTTATGTAGTTATAGTACTGGTCCAGACGGTGATGCAAATAATACTTCAGAAT ATGATGGCGGTATGATGGAAGATGTGCCACCTTACAGACCAGGCGAGCAACCAACGTTGCATGAAATTTTACTTGCCGAGAAGTTGGACTTTGAAGCAAAAGTTCAGAGAGCggcaaaaagaaagaagtggCTGAAAG CAAATGAAACGCTATTGCGAACTCTTCTCTCTTATTGTTCATTGCACGGAGCATCTGGTGGTGGATTAGCATCGGTACGAATGGAGCTGGTGATCTTACTGCAAGAATTACAACAGGAAAAAACTCAGCAGCAACTGCTCAGTCCTTTGCCGTTTCCAACGACACTGCCTCTACTTAGTGCTAGTGTTGCATGTAACAAGACAGTTGTTGCCGATCCTGTCAGGCATTTACAG GCTCAAACACATGATATGTTGCAAACTGTGATTGAACTACGCTCCCCACCTATGCCTACTCGAAATACTCATTACCGCGAGGTATTCATTCTGAGAGACTTGGCTGTTGCCCTGAGTGCATGCATCTATCAATCACTCTGTGACTCGGACACATTTGTCATGAAGCATCATCAACCAGAAAG TTTCACAACTCAAGCTGAAATAGAAACGTTTTCGGGCGGACACTTGGTTGCATCAAACAAGAATTATCGTCGATATTCGATAGATGATGGAATGACTATAACAACGCTGCCATCAAAGTGGCCTGGTGTAACCAACTTACGAGCACTTTTAGCTCGCGAAAAAGATGAGGATGCACCAAAGCTAAATATCCTTCTTTGTGAAGCGTTTGTCGCAACTTATATGAGTCTGTTTGTGTATGCATTGTCCAGCTGCGACAGCCACATACTCTATCGTCTAGTTGGACAGAAGTTCGACCAGAGTACTTGGTCGTATCTGTTTGGTGGCGGCGTTAAAAAACTACTTCGCGTTGCGAGTACGACTAGTCAG AGTGCAAATGCGAGCGTAGAACGTGGAGACAGTGTTTCGAGCGAATCACAACCCGGCAGTGCTGCCGGTGGTGTTTGGAGTACCATGACCTCCCTGACCAAACAGAGAGTTAGGCTGAATATGAAACTCCTTGGACAGTTTACTGGACAACAGCCTAATATGAAAGAAGACAAACCTACGTACAGGGAACAGTTTGTTTCTCCACAGATGAGCATGGTATCCTATTTTCTTATGAAG CCTCATATAGAAGGAGATGACCCGGATGAAATAGACTATGATTCAGCGGATTCAGCTGTATCAGATTTAGATTCATCGTCAGAGGAGGAGGATGTATTCGACACGAATGCAAAACCAAAGACGAAACCAAAAGACAATACAGAACATTCAAATCCAATTTCTTACAGTTGGTCTGTTATGAGATTGGCTATTGTTAGAATATTACAACACCAACTACAAGATTACCTCACTATTGCCGGAATAGAAATGCAAG aattGCCAGTTAGTAGCCCTTTAATTCACGGAACACTGGGCGTAGTCTCTCTATGGCAAGAAACGTTGAGAGAAGAGCTCGAATCAAGAGGTCCACCCCCTGCCAATTATATTCCTGGATGTGCCCCAGATCCAACACCTACACCGGGACGGCCTGCGATACATAAATACCGATCTTTACTGGAAAGAGGGAATACACCCTTTAA CACACGCATGGCATCTGCTGCACCAGGCAATCGTCTATGGTGCTATCTAGTGAGGCAAGAACTGGTGCAGGATATTTTTATCAGAGCAGTATTTGGCAAAAGGAGATCATTGTCGTCAGTTATTGAAAATAGCCAATCAGCCATCGACGGTATGAGTAGAGGCACCGGTGAAGATAAAGGTAGTGATAGTAGTACAAACAGTCTTCCGGAGCCAGTCAGAATCATCCATAAAGAACAGGACAGCATCAGTGCCTTTTGCCTAAACCAG GTCAAGCCAGGGCTCATGGCTATGGCCACGCCCCGAGAAGTACAAGAAATGGACATTTCCTTGTTACTCGAACTGCCGTCGTGGTTGGAAGATGAGTGCGAATTTGATATCATTAATCTGAATAAGCAGCCAGAACCAGAACCCACACAGTCAACCAGCTTTTTGGTGATACAG ACAGCAGCTGATCGACCGCTCCTTGCCCAGAGCCCACAGCCAAACAGTCCGCAACCGCAGTCAGGAATAGCTGGTCAAAGTGGCCGTGGTGCTAGCGTG ATGAAGGGGATGCCTGCTTTCCCTGGCTCCCACGACCTGCGCTTCTGTCAGTTTGTCGCTGATAGGAGTAAACACTTGTTGAAGCCG GTCCTCAAACATAAAATCGATGGCATAAGACGTGTATCTTCACACCCGCTCCTACCGCTGT ACTTAACGGGCTCCCAAGACGGTTCAGTTTCCTTGTGGGAATGGGGCCATCAGTCAGCAGTAGCAACTCCTCGACCTGCAGGTACCTTTGCTAAAGTGACAAGAGTCCGTTTTTCACAACATGGAAATAAGTTTGGAGTTGCTGACTCCGATGGACACCTCAGCTTGTTCCAAGTCGCCTGTCGAGAAGGCACTACAAGACCATTTTTC AACTACCAGTGCCACAGTAAGGTGACAGCCGATTTTGTTTTCCTGGGTGCGTGCAGTTTAGTTGCAACTGCAGGCCATGGCTCCGAGGGTCGCAATGTGGCACTATGGGATACGCTTCTTCCGCAAAACAAGTCACTTGTACAAG GTTTCGTATGCCATGACCAGGGTTCAAGCTCGGTGATCTTGGCACCACAACACCAACTTTTAATTAGCGGTGGAAAGAAGGGTGATGTTAATATTTTCGATGTACGGCAAAGACAGCAACGGCACAGATTTCAGGCTCATGAATCGGCAGTTAAGTGCCTTGCACTAGATCCTCACGAAGAATTCTTTGTTAGCGGAGCTGGCGATGGTGATATCAAG GTCTGGGGCCTTACCGTCCATTCTCTACTACATTATTTTCCTGGTGAGCACGCGAGATCAagctttttcaaaaacattggCCAG GGTGTAACTCAATTACAAGTTGATTCAGCTGCCCGTTTATTTTCATGCGGTGCGGATGGTTCAATGAAAGTTCGCCAACTGCCCGAACGTGACTGTGTAGTGCACACTCTTTACTAG